Below is a genomic region from Treponema sp. OMZ 798.
AGCCGCCGAGTTGGATGAAAAGGGTGTTCCTCTTTTTATAATGCTCTGCGACCCGACCACGGGAGGCGTTACGGCGAGTTTTGCAATGCTCGGCGACATAACGGCAGCAGAGCCGGGAGCCCTCATCGGCTTTGCAGGCCCAAGAGTTATCGAAGGCACCATCCGCCAGCAGCTCCCCGAAGGCTTTCAGCGCGCCGAATTTCAGATGGAAAAGGGCTTTGTGGACTGCATAGTACCGCGTCAAGAACAAAGGCAGTTTTTTGCCCGTATGATTGATGCCCACAGCCTCGGACTAAAAGAAGCCCCTAAGAAGAAAAAGGCCTAAAGTTTTTATGGGAAATGGAGAAAATGTATGAGCAATACGGATCAAACTAATTTATTAAATAACTTAAAAGATATAGCCCAAAAGGCGGGGCTTGATATAAGCGAGGAGCTTGCAAAGATAAATGCTAAACTTGAAAGTTCCACAACCCTTGCAAAAACATGGGAAAGGGTTGAGCTTGCCCGCCACAGCGACAGGCCCAGAACCTTGGACTACATCAATTTGATTTTCGATAATTTTACCGAGCTTCACGGCGACCGCTTTTTCGGCGATGACCCTGCCATGATAGGCGGAATAGGCTTTATCGACGGAATGCCGGTTACAGTAATCGGCACCCAAAAGGGAAGAAACTTGCGCGAAACCATCGACAGGAACGGAGGTATGGCAAACCCCGAAGGCTACCGCAAAGCAATGCGCCTTGCAAAACAGGCCGAAAAGTTCAAAAGACCGATTATAACCTTTATCGACACTCAGGGAGCCTACCCCGGCCTCGGAGCCGAAGAAAGAGGAATCGGAGAAGCCATTGCCTTTAACTTGAGGGAATTCAGCCGCCTAAAAACCCCGGTTATCTGCATAATCATCGGCGAAGGAGGCTCAGGCGGAGCCCTCGGTATAGGAGTCGGCGACAAGATTTACATGCTTGAAAACGCCATCTTCTCGGTTATATCCCCTGAAGGCTGTGCCTCAATCCTATTGAGGGATTCAAGCAGGGCAAAGGATGCCGCCGCCATGCTCAAAATTACCAGCCAAGAGGTTCTCGACTTAAAGGTAATAAACGGCATCATCCCCGAACCCGAAAAAGGAGCCCACACCGATCCGAAACAAACTGCAGAGGCAATCAAGCAGCAAATCCTAAAGGATTTAGCCGACCTTACAAAACGCGACCCCGCCGTTTTGGTAAAATACCGAAGCAAAAAAATAAGAAGCATAGGAAAGTATTCGGAGTAAACTCTTATAGTTCATTTTTAAAATTTTATTAAAAAACCCGTATCGGATTTTATATTCCAATACGGGTTTTATTGTAAATAAGCCTGCTTATAAATTCAGCATATTTACTTATTAAAATAACTTACTTAATCGCCTTTTCAATCATTTCGATGTTTTCATCATTCGAAATAATCTCGAGAGCCTTCATTATGTCATCATAAAGAATACGGTCTTCGGTAACCTTGGAGATATGCTTTCGGATAAGCTTCATCATTTCTCCGGTTCCCTTGCCGTATTTTTTTACTCCCCTTAAATCGCAGGCCTGAGCGGCTGTAAGCCATTCAATAGCAAGAACGTGGCGTACGTTTTTAACGATTTCTGTAATCTTTCGGGCTGCGGTTGTTCCCATACTTACATGGTCTTCCTTGTTTCCCGATGAGGTAATGGAGTCAACACTGGCAGGATGAGCCAATACCTTGTTTTCGGAAACGAGGGAGGCCGCCGTATACTGCGGAATCATAAAGCCTGAATTTACTCCGCCGTTTTCTATTAAGAAGGCAGGCAGTCCTCCGTTTAACTGCGGGTTTACAAGGCGTTCTGTTCTTCTTTCGCTTATGTTTGCAAGTTCGCTTACGGCGATTCCTAAGAAGTCCATGGTAATGGCGATGGGCTGACCGTGGAAGTTTCCGCCTGAGATAACGTCTTTGTTATCGGGGAAGACTAAGGGATTATCGGTTACGGAATTGATTTCTATTTCAAGAACCTTGCGGACATAGGCGATAGCATCGGCACTTGCACCGTGAACCTGAGGAACGCACCTAAGCGTATAGGGGTCTTGAACATCGTTTTCCCTTGTGTTGATGGAAGAGCTGCCTTTTAGCATTTTGAGGATAAAGGCTGCCGTATCCATCTGTCCCTTGTGGGGGCGGGTTTTATGGATTCTGGGGTCGAGGGCGGCTGTAATGCCTCTAAAGGCTTCAAATACCAAGGAAGCACCCATGTTTGCAGCCTTTAAAAGCTGTTCTGCATCATGCAAGGCTAAGGCTCCGATACCGGACATTACGGGAGTACCGTTAATAATACCAAGACCGTCTTTTCCTGAAAGCACAACAGGCTTTAAGCCGGCTTTTGCAAGTGCATCTTTTCCGGCCATCAGCTTACCTTCGTAATAAGCCCTTCCCTCTCCTATCATTACAAGGGCGATATGGGCAAGGTTTGCCAAGTCGCCGCTTGCACCTAAAGAACCTTTTTCGGGTACATAGGGTATTACACCCTTATTGAGCATATCGACTAGGATATCCGGCACTGAAGGAGTTACACCGGAAAAACCGCTTGCATGGGTGTTAAGCCTTAAAAGCATTATAGCACGTACTATGTCTTCGGGGAAGGGATTGCCTACACCGCAGGCATGACTTAAAATTAAGTTCCTCTGCAGGGCACCGTTTTGATCCTTGGTAATCGTTACGGTGGATAATTCTCCAAAACCGGTCGAAATGCCGTAGGTAGGCTTACCGCTTTTTACAATGTCGTCTACAATTTTCTTTGAATCCTTGATTCTTTTTTTTGCATCTGCAGATAGCTTTACTTCCGCTCCATGTCGGGCAACAGCTACAACATCTTCTATTGTCAAACTGCTGCCTGTTACTGTTACAGGTTTTACCTTCATTTTTTGCTCCTTATATTTTTATTTTAAATAAATATCATTTTAAAAGTTTAAATTCTGCAATTACAGGATGATGATCCGAAACTTCAAAATTTAAATCAAGGGTTTTGACTCCGATAATTTCAACATTGGGTGAGCATATAAAACCGTCAATGATAGTTGTATAGTTTTCTCCCTTAACGTAAGGCTGCTCCAGAAGTCTAACAGTCGGTACCGAGCTGTCAAAGCCCCATTTCCATTCCTTACCGATAAAATCGGCAGGAGAATATTCTATCCATTCAAGAAATTTTTCGTGTGTAGTATAAGGCATAAAACGATTTTTTTCTACACCCGGAAAAAGGGAGTTCCAATCGCCGCCTGCAATTACCCAATGCCCCTCATTATAAAATTTTAAAGCGAGGTTTTGTAAAAATTCCATTTCCTGCTTTCTTAGAACTCCGGCCGCATCATAGGCCGAAAGATGCAAGTTTATTATATAAAGATTTTTATTGGGAACATCCGTTTTAATTTCAGAAAACAAAAGGCAGCGCTTTAAGTTGACGGTTTTTAAGGGCCATGAAAATGAACCCGGAAGCTGAAGCCTCTCCGCTTTTTCTATTCCATACTCACTTAAGGTAAAGACGCCGCTTTTGACCCTTCCCAATGGATTTGAAACTGGAACCGGCACAATGAGGGCATCATAGTTTAGAGCAAGAGCTGAATCATAATCGGTAAAAAAATCGGATAGGGCTTTTTTTTGGTTTACATAAAAGCTTCGCTTTGATTTTAAGTCAATTTCTTGGATTAGATTAAAGCTGCAATCTTCTTCTTTTATTATGTTCTTTACCTTTTCAAGGTTTTGCAAAACCGCATCCTTGCTTCGGGCCGTCACATTTTTTCCGCCGTCATAAAAAAAATCGTTTTGAGCATCAAGGCCGCAATAACCTATGTTCCAGTCTAAAATCCGGAAGGTTTCATCAGTCTGTAAAATCGATCTTTTTGCATTCTTGTTTATATCGGCTTTTTCAAGCGGGTTAGGACGATACTCTGATATTGTAACAAAAAGAAAAAAAGCTGCCGTAAAAAAAAGGAGAGTTCCTATAACTGCTAATGGAACAAAAACAAATAATTTTCGTGAGCTCATATTAATTTCACCTCACTGATAATTTATGAACTGTAAAATTATATATTAAAAATGAGTTTTATGCAATGGCAGCCTCAATAAAGAAAAAACTCGTTTTTTCGGAACAACAACCTTGAATTATTGAAAAATATTGTGTATAATATGGGGATGACTATTTACACGGATTTACTGCACCTGTTGCGGATGTTTTCTTTGCGTAGAGACAGCGCTCAAGTGACCTTACAACCTTTTCAAGATTATCTCCACCGCTATGCACGGCATTTTTTGCAGCAAAAACCGGAGTTGGCTGTTCATCTTGAAATTTCTCTCGAAACTCTTTTAAGTGAGCTAAAAAAAATACAGGATGAAGGGGACATCGAAATAACAACAGACAAGTCCAATACAACCATCATCTTTGTTCCATATTTCCATGTAGATAATATATCCCGGCAATATGCAAATCTTGAGCAGCATCCCGACATTCCTTTTCCTCTTTTATCGGATCTGCCTAAGAATTTTCCGGGGAAACTTTTAAAGGCAATAAGCGTCTCAGATGATATAGCAGAGTTAAAACCCGAATCAAAGGAAAATTCTTTTTTATATGCCCTAAACTACAACGGAGATATTCCGGCCCTCATCTTTCCCGGCTCTTACAAAACAGAAAAACTTTTAAGTTTAGCCCTAGATAAGATTAAGCTTTTCTTATCGAAGGATGAAAGCAGGGATTATATGCAAAAGAGGCTCATGGTGGCCAATCCCGGTAAAGAATTTACGGTTAAAACCTTTATTGCAAAAACTATGGCACATAGTGTTAATAGTTTTCAAAATGTTAAAGAATCGGGAGACAACTATATCTTGTGGGGCCAATTATGCGCCTTTATAAAACAGGAATTTGCCAAAAAGAATGAAAAGCTGCCTGACGAGATAGCCTTATTGCAGGCTGCCGGCATTCTGGAGTATTTAAATAATTACTACAGAAACAGGGCTCAAAAAGACATTCAAACGGA
It encodes:
- a CDS encoding acetyl-CoA carboxylase carboxyltransferase subunit alpha; translation: MSNTDQTNLLNNLKDIAQKAGLDISEELAKINAKLESSTTLAKTWERVELARHSDRPRTLDYINLIFDNFTELHGDRFFGDDPAMIGGIGFIDGMPVTVIGTQKGRNLRETIDRNGGMANPEGYRKAMRLAKQAEKFKRPIITFIDTQGAYPGLGAEERGIGEAIAFNLREFSRLKTPVICIIIGEGGSGGALGIGVGDKIYMLENAIFSVISPEGCASILLRDSSRAKDAAAMLKITSQEVLDLKVINGIIPEPEKGAHTDPKQTAEAIKQQILKDLADLTKRDPAVLVKYRSKKIRSIGKYSE
- the hutH gene encoding histidine ammonia-lyase, giving the protein MKVKPVTVTGSSLTIEDVVAVARHGAEVKLSADAKKRIKDSKKIVDDIVKSGKPTYGISTGFGELSTVTITKDQNGALQRNLILSHACGVGNPFPEDIVRAIMLLRLNTHASGFSGVTPSVPDILVDMLNKGVIPYVPEKGSLGASGDLANLAHIALVMIGEGRAYYEGKLMAGKDALAKAGLKPVVLSGKDGLGIINGTPVMSGIGALALHDAEQLLKAANMGASLVFEAFRGITAALDPRIHKTRPHKGQMDTAAFILKMLKGSSSINTRENDVQDPYTLRCVPQVHGASADAIAYVRKVLEIEINSVTDNPLVFPDNKDVISGGNFHGQPIAITMDFLGIAVSELANISERRTERLVNPQLNGGLPAFLIENGGVNSGFMIPQYTAASLVSENKVLAHPASVDSITSSGNKEDHVSMGTTAARKITEIVKNVRHVLAIEWLTAAQACDLRGVKKYGKGTGEMMKLIRKHISKVTEDRILYDDIMKALEIISNDENIEMIEKAIK